Genomic window (Subtercola endophyticus):
AAGTACACCATCGACGAGTGTAAAGAGCGTGGCAAGACCTACGCTGCTCCGCTGTACGTCGAGGCCGAGTTCATGAACCACCTCACCGGTGAGATCAAGACCCAGACCGTGTTCATGGGCGACTTCCCGCTGATGACCGAAAAGGGCACGTTCATCATCAACGGCACCGAGCGTGTCGTCGTGTCGCAGCTCGTGCGTAGCCCCGGTGTGTACTTCGACCGCCAGCTCGAGAAGACTTCCGACAAAGACATCTACTCCGCGCGCATCATTCCGAGCCGCGGCGCCTGGCTCGAGTTCGAGATCGACAAGCGCGACCAGGTCGGCGTTCGCATCGACCGCAAGCGCAAGCAGAGCGTCACCGTCTTTCTCAAGGCCCTCGGCCTGACCAGCGAAGAGATCCTCGAGCAGTTCAAGGGCTACTCGTCGATCGAGGCCACTTTGGAGAAGGATTCGATCCTCACCAAAGAAGAGGCGCTCAAAGACATCTACCGCAAGCTCCGCCCGGGCGAGCAGGTCGCCGCTGAAGCCGCACGCGCGCTTCTCGACAACTTCTACTTCAACCCGAAGCGTTACGACCTCGCCAAGGTGGGTCGTTACAAGATCAACCGCAAGCTGGGCATCGAGAGCGAGCTGTCGAACTCCGTTCTGACGAACGAAGACATCATCGCCACCATCAAGTACCTGGTCGCTCTGCACGAGAACCAGACCACGCTGCCCGGTCGCCGTAACGGCAAGGCCGTCGACATCCGTCTCGACATCGACGACATCGACCACTTCGGCAACCGTCGCATCCGTGCCGTCGGCGAGCTCATTCAGAACCAGGTTCGTACGGGTCTCTCCCGTATGGAGCGCGTGGTTCGCGAGCGGATGACCACGCAAGACATCGAGGCCATCACCCCGCAGACCCTGATCAACGTGCGCCCCGTCGTCGCCGCGATCAAGGAGTTCTTCGGTACCTCGCAGCTGAGTCAGTTCATGGACCAGAACAACCCCCTCGCGGGTCTGACGCACAAGCGTCGACTTTCCGCGCTGGGCCCGGGTGGTCTGAGCCGTGAGCGTGCCGGTGTCGAGGTTCGAGACGTGCACCCCAGCCACTACGGCCGTATGTGCCCCATCGAGACTCCGGAGGGCCCGAACATCGGTCTGATCGGCTCGCTGGCGTCGTTCGCCCGCATCAACTCGTTCGGTTTCATCGAGACCCCGTACCGTCGCATCGTCGACGGCGTGGTCACCGAGATCATCGACTACCTGACCGCGAGCGAAGAAGACGAGTTCGTCGTCGCTCAGGCCAACGCGCCTCTGACGAAAGACAACCGCTTCGCCGAGCCCCGCGTGCTTGCACGTCAGAAGGGCAACGAGGTCGACCTGTTCCCGATCGAGCAGATCGGCTACATGGATGTCTCGCCGCGCCAGATGGTGTCGGTTGCTACGTCGCTCATTCCGTTCCTCGAGCACGACGACGCCAACCGCGCCCTCATGGGTGCGAACATGCAGCGCCAGGCTGTGCCGTTGCTCATGAGCGACAGCCCGCTGGTCGGCACCGGTATGGAGGGCTTCGCGGCCGTCGACGCCGGTGACGTGGTGACTGCACTCAAGGCCGGCGTAGTCCAGGAAGTCTCTGCAGACTTCGTGACCGTCGCGCTCGACGAGGGTGGCACGCAGGATTACTACCTGCGCAAGTTCGACCGCTCGAACCAGGGCACGAGCTACAACCACCGTGTCATCGTGAACGAGGGCGACCGCGTCGAGGTCGGAGAGGTCATCGCCGATGGCCCCGCCACCGAGAACGGCGAGCTCGCGCTCGGCAAGAACCTGCTCGTGGCGTTCATGCCGTGGGAGGGTCACAACTTCGAAGACGCCATCATCTTGAGCCAGAACCTGGTGAAAGACGACGTGCTGTCGAGCATCCACATCGAAGAATACGAAGTGGATGCCCGTGACACCAAGCTCGGCAAAGAGGAGATCACCCGTGACCTCCCCAACGTCAGCCCCGAGCTGCTCGCCGACCTCGACGAGCGCGGCATCATTCGCATCGGAGCCGAGGTTCGCCCCGGCGACATTCTCGTCGGAAAGGTCACGCCCAAGGGCGAGACCGAGCTGAGCGCCGAAGAGCGACTGCTGCGCGCCATCTTCAACGAGAAGAGCCGCGAGGTTCGTGACACGAGCCTCAAGGTTCCTCACGGTGAGCGCGGAACCATCATCGCCGTCAAGGAGTTCTCTGCCGAGAACGACGACGAACTGGGTTCGGGCGTCAACCAGCGCGTAGTCGTGTACATCGCCCAGAAGCGCAAGATCACCGAGGGTGACAAGCTCGCCGGCCGTCACGGCAACAAGGGTGTCATCGCGAAGATCCTTCCGGTCGAAGACATGCCGTTCCTTGCAGACGGTACTCCCGTCGACGTGGTGCTCAACCCGCTCGGTATTCCGGGCCGAATGAACTTCGGCCAGGTGCTCGAGATCCACTTGGGCTGGATCGCCAAGCAGGGCTGGCAGGTCGAGGGCAAGGGCAACAAGTGGGCCGGGCGACTGCCCGCAGAGGCTCACCAGGCCGCCCCGAACACCAAGGTGGCGACGCCGGTGTTCGACGGTGCGCTCGAAGAAGAGATCGGCGGGCTGCTCGATTCGACGCTGCCCACCCGTGACGGCGACCGCCTGGTCGACGGCACCGGTAAAGCCACGCTCTTCGACGGTCGCTCGGGTGAGCCGTTCCCGCGCCCCATCTCGGTGGGCTACATGTACATCTTGAAGCTGCACCACTTGGTCGACGACAAGATCCACGCACGCTCGACGGGCCCGTACTCGATGATCACGCAGCAGCCGCTGGGTGGTAAGGCGCAGTTCGGTGGCCAGCGCTTCGGTGAGATGGAAGTGTGGGCGCTCGAAGCCTACGGTGCCGCTTACGCGCTGCAGGAGCTTCTGACCATCAAGTCCGACGACATTCTCGGCCGCGTGAAGGTCTACGAGGCGATCGTCAAGGGTGAGAACATCCAGGAGCCCGGCATTCCCGAGAGCTTCAAGGTGCTCATCAAAGAGATGCAGTCGCTCTGCCTCAACGTCGAAGTTCTTTCGGCCGACGGCACCGCGGTCAGCCTGCGCGACACCGATGACGAGGTCTTCCGTGCCGCTGAAGAGCTGGGTATCAACATCTCCACGCGCTTCGAGAACTCGTCGATCGACGACATTTGATCGGATGCCCGGCCAGTTGACTCTGGCCGGGCGCCCCACAACGACAGAACTGTAACTTCCTAATTTCAGGAGAATATAAATTGCTCGACGTTACAACTTTTGACGAACTGCGAATCGGTCTGGCTACGGCCGACGACATTCGCAAGTGGTCACACGGTGAGGTCAAGAAGCCCGAAACGATCAACTACCGCACGCTCAAGCCCGAGAAAGACGGTCTCTTCGGAGAACAGATCTTCGGCCCGAGCCGTGACTGGGAGTGCTCGTGCGGCAAGTACAAGCGAGTGCGCTTCAAAGGCATCGTCTGTGAGCGCTGTGGTGTAGAGGTCACGAAGTCGTCGGTGCGCCGTGAGCGCATGGGCCACATCGAACTCGCCGCCCCGGTCACTCACATCTGGTACTTCAAGGGTGTTCCGAGCCGTCTGGGCTACCTGCTCGACATGGCTCCGAAAGACCTCGAGAAGGTCATCTACTTCGCTGCCTACATGATCATCTCGGTCGATGTGGATGCTCGTCACGAAGACCTTCCCGGCCTCGAGAACGAACTGCGTCTCGAGATCAAGGCCCTCAGCGACCAGCGTGACTCACGCATCGCAGACCGTCTCACCAAGCTCGAAGCCGACCTGGCTGCCCTCGAGGCAGAAGGCGCCAAGAGCGACCAGAAGCGTCGCACCAAAGACGGCGCCGAGAAGGAGATGGGGCAGGTTCGCAAGTCGTTCGACGAGCAGATCGCCCAGCTCGAGCGCGTGTGGGAAGACTTCCGCAGCCTCAAGGTCGGTGAGCTCAAGCCCGAAGACAGCGTCTTCCACGAGCTTCAGGATCGCTACGGACAGTACTTCGAGGCCTACATGGGCGCCGAGGCCATCAAGAAGCGCCTCGAGGCCTTCGACCTCGCTGCCGAGTCCGAGCTTCTGCACCTGCAGATCTCAGAGGGCAAGGGCCAGAAGAAGATCCGCGCCATCAAGCGGCTGCGCGTCGTCAACTCGTTCCTGATCACCGGCAACTCGCCGGCCGCGATGGTGCTCGACGTGGTCCCCGTGATCCCGCCGGAACTTCGCCCGATGGTGCAGCTCGACGGTGGCCGCTTCGCGACCTCCGACCTCAACGACCTGTACCGCCGCGTGATCAACCGCAACAACCGCCTTCGTCGTCTGCTCGACCTCGGTGCTCCCGAGATCATCGTGAACAACGAGAAGCGCATGCTGCAAGAGGCCGTGGATGCTCTGTTCGACAACGGTCGTCGTGGCCGCCCCGTCACGGGTACCGGCAACCGCGCCCTGAAGTCCCTGAGCGACATGCTCAAGGGCAAGCAGGGTCGGTTCCGCCAGAACCTGCTCGGCAAGCGCGTCGACTACTCGGGTCGTTCGGTCATCATCGTTGGCCCGCAGCTCAAGCTGCACCAGTGCGGTCTGCCCAAGCAGATGGCTCTGGAGCTGTTCAAGCCGTTCGTCATCAAGCGCCTCATCGATCTGAGCCACGCTCAGAACATCAAGGCCGCGAAGCGTATGGTCGAGCGCAGCCGTCCCCAGGTGTGGGATGTTCTCGAAGAGATCATTCGCGAGCGCCCGGTGATGCTCAACCGCGCACCGACGCTGCACCGTCTGGGCATCCAGGCGTTCGAGCCTCAGCTCGTCGAGGGTAAGGCCATCCAGCTGCACCCGCTCGTCTGCACCGCGTTCAACGCGGACTTCGACGGCGACCAGATGGCCGTTCACCTTCCGCTCTCGGTCGAGGCTCAGGCCGAGGCGCGCATCTTGATGCTCGCCTCGAACAACATCCTGAAGCCGTCGGATGGCCGCCCCGTGACCCTGCCTACTCAGGACATGATCATCGGTCTGCACCACCTCACGACGCTGAAGGAGGGTGAGGTCGGTGAAGGCCGCGCCTTCTCGAGCATCGCCGAGGCCATCCTGGCCATGGATCAGCACACGCTCGACCTGAACGCCAAGGTACGCATCCGCTTGGAGAACATCACGTTCGCCGAGGGTGAAGCGCCCGAGGGTGCCGTTCTCGACGAGAACAACCGCGCCGAAGGTGTGACCCTGGTCAACACCACGCTCGGTCGCGCGCTGTTCAACGAGACGCTGCCCGAGGACTACCCCTACGTGGAGGCCGTGGCCGACAAGGGCCAGATCTCGGCGATCGTCAACGACCTCGCCGAGCGCTACCCGAAGGTCGAAGTCGCTGCCGCGCTCGACCGCATCAAAGACGCCGGTTTCCACTGGGCTACCCGCTCCGGTGTGACCGTTGCTCTCTCTGACATCTTGACCCCGCCGAACAAGCGGGAGATCGTTGCTCAGTACGAGAAGCTCGCGGCCAAGGTGCAGTCGCAGTACGAGAAGGGTCTGACCACCGACGCCGAGCGTCGTCAGGAACTGATTCAGATCTGGACCAAGGCGACCGAAGATGTCGCCGAGGCGATGCAGGCGAACTTCCCTGCCGACAACACGATCAACCGCATGGTGACATCGGGTGCTCGTGGTAACTGGCTGCAGGTTCGTAACATCGCCGGTATGCGAGGGCTGGTGAACAACCCGAAGGGTGAGATCATCCCGCGCCCGATCATCTCGTCGTACCGTGAAGGTCTGTCGGTGGCCGAGTACTTCATCGCCACCCACGGTGCTCGTAAGGGTCTGGCCGACACGGCTCTGCGTACCGCAGACTCGGGTTACCTGACGCGTCGACTCGTCGACGTCTCGCAGGATGTCATCATTCGTGAAGACGACTGTGGCACGACCAAGGGTCTCGACCTGCCCATCGCTGCGCTCGACGCATCCGGTGTGCTCGTCAAAGACTCGAACGTCGAGAACTCGGTGTTCGCCCGGAGCCTCGCTGCAGACGCAGTGGATGCCTCGGGTACCGTCATCGCCGAAGCCGGCGAAGACATCGGTGACGTGCTGATCGACAAGCTGGTCGAGGCCGGTGTCGAGAACATCAAGGTGCGCTCGGTTCTGACCTGTGAGTCGGCCGTCGGTGTGTGTGCTGCCTGCTACGGCCGCTCGCTCGCCACCGGACTGCTCGTGGACATCGGAGAGGCCGTCGGCATCATCGCCGCACAGTCGATCGGTGAGCCCGGCACCCAGCTGACCATGCGTACCTTCCACACGGGTGGTTCTGCATCGGCTGACGACATCACGCAGGGTCTGCCCCGCGTTCAGGAGCTCTTCGAAGCGCGTACCCCCAAGGGTGCGTCGCCCATCGCTGAAGCTGCTGGCCGCATCACCATCGAAGACACCGACCGCAGCCGCAAGCTGATTCTCACGCCCGACAACGGCGACGAGCCCATCGCTTACCCGGTGCTCAAGCGTGCCAGCCTTCTCATCGAAGACGGCGACCACGTCGAGCTCGGTACGCAGCTGCATGTCGGCGCGATCGACCCGAAAGAGGTTCTGCGAGTGCGTGGCGTTCGCGCCGTGCAGGAGCACCTCGTCGGCGGTGTGCAGGGCGTCTACCGTTCGCAGGGTGTTCCGATCCACGACAAGCACATCGAGGTCATCGTTCGTCAGATGCTCCGCAAGGTGACTGTCGTCGACCACGGTGACACCGACCTGCTGCCCGGTGAGCTCGTCGACCGCCAGCGTTACAACATTCTCAACCGCGAGGCACTGACCGAGGGTCGCAAGACCGCTTCGGCCCGTCAAGAAGTCATGGGTATCACCAAGGCTTCGCTCGCGACCGAGTCGTGGCTGAGTGCCGCGTCGTTCCAGGAGACCACGCGTGTTCTCACGCAGGCCGCCATGGAGGGCAAGAGCGACCCGCTGGTCGGCCTGAAGGAGAACGTCATCATCGGTAAGCTCATCCCGGCCGGAACGGGCTTGCAGAAGTACCGTAACGTCACCGTCGAAGCGACCGAAGAGGCCAAGGCCGAGCGCTACCCGAACCGCATCTTCACCGATGACGCCGTGTTCAGCGAAGCCGACCTCTCGTTCGTCGACTTCGACAGCTTCTCGAGCGACGACTACACCCCGGGCACCTACAACTAAGCTCCGCTTGGTTCGAAGGTGACCCTCGAAAAGGGCTCCTCTGCTTCGGCAGAGGGGCCCCTTTTGTTGCGCGCGCGTGTCTCGTCGGTTTGTCTGCGCGCGTGTGTCTAGATTGTTATTTCCGTCGGGTAGAGCGTCACCGTCGTCCGCGGCCCGAGCCGGCCGAAAGCGGCTTCTTCGATCGGCCCCAGACGGCGACGGGTGCGCGCCTTGCCGAGCGCGACGACGGCCCCGGTGGCCGGTTCCTTGCCGCTCAACAGGGCTACGTCGAGCCCGGCAACGACCATGGCGTCGGCAACGGTGTGCACAAACTCATCGGTCAAGTGGCAAGGAAGCAGCACCGCGAGGTTTCCCGTCGTGCCGAGGAGAGGGCTGCAATCGGCAAAAAGATGCGCCAGTCGGGGAGTGTGGTAATCGTTGTGAACGGCGTCGGCCCGCGGAGCCGCATCGAGCATGAGCGGGCTGGCCTGTAGATCGATGACCACATAGTCATACCAGGCCCATTGTGCGACCGTATCGAGGGCAGAGCTGAGGTTGCCCCGTATCACGGTGAGTTGAGCATCCTGAGGCAGCGGGTACTGTGCCAATACGACCTCAGTCACCTCGGCGCGGTCGTCAATGGCAACCTGAATCGAATCCGGCCTCGTCGCGGCGATATGCCGCGCGAGTGTCAGGGCGCCAGCCCCGGCGTGCAAGACAGTAACCGGGTCGCCGACCGGTCGGCTTGCATCCAGGAGCGTCGCCAGCCGTCGCAACGAAGCTGACTTCATCCTGGACGGGTAGCGCGTAAAGAGGTGTGCGACGGGCAGATCGTCGACTATCAGCGTCATACCGGCGTCAGGGTTGCGCTCGGAGGATTCCGGAAAGTACTCATCATCGCCGTCATCGGGCCGGAACAGCACGCGAGGCGTCCCGCAATTTGGTTCCACAATAGGCACCGCACAAGTCTAGAACTGACTCGCTCTCAGTAATATGCAGCTTATCCGCTCGCTCGGCGAGCGGCGAGAGCGATGCTTGCGGACGAGAAGAGCCGCCGCGGCGGTCGCTCTCGACCGGAATGGTCGCACTCGGCCGCGGTCGAGCTGCGCGAGAGTGGATGCGGCGGCCGCCCTCCCGGCCGCCGCGCCCCATCCCGTCGAGACGCAGCTCGGGCGCTCTCATTTCGCGGGTAATCCCGCGTCGACGGGCAGCTATTTGGCCAGGAACCCCGCATCCACGGGCAGTGTGACACCGGTGACGTACCGCGCCTCGTCGCTGACGAGCCAGGCGATGGCGTTGCTGATGTCGATGGGCTGAACGAGCTCCACCGGCAGCAGGTTCTGCAGGGCTGCACCCATCTCCGGGTTCGCGTTCAAGAACGCCTGCATGGCGTCGTTGACGACCATCGGAGTGTTCACCCCGGTCGGGTGAACCGTGTTCACCCGGATGCTCTGCGGTGCCAGCCAGTTGGCGAACGTGCGCATGAGGCCCACGACGCCGTGCTTCGCGGCCGCATAACCCGACGTTGCTCCGGTGCCATCGCCGCCCGCACCGGAGAGGCCCTGCGTCGAGCTGGTCAGCACGATCGCGCCGCCCTGGCCCTTCTCGATCATCGACGGCACAGCGGCGATCACGGTGTTGTAGACGCCGAACAGATTCACCTCCACCACATCGCGAAAGGCCTGAGCGTCGACGGTCTTCGTGCCTTGCGGGGCGATGCCGGCGTTCGCCAGAATGATGTCGATCGGGCCGAGTTCTGCGACGCCCTTCTCGGCGGCGGCCACCAGAGCGTCAAGGTCACGCGTGTCGCCCTGAACGGCCACGATGCGGCGGTCGAGAGCTTCGATGCTCGAGACGGTCTCGGCCAGATCATCCGGCGTCGACATCGGATAGGGCACGCTATCGATCTGCCCGCACAGATCGACGGCGATGATGTCGGCGCCTTCTTGCGCAAGCCGGATCGCATGGCTGCGACCCTGTCCACGTGCCGCACCGGTGATGAAGGCGACTTTGCCCTCGAGTTTTCCCATTGTCTTGTTGTCCTTATCGCTCACGGAGCAGACCGACATCGGGGCGAGCGGTCATTGCTCCTATTCGGCACTCGGTGCCGAATACAGGCAGGCTAGTCCCGCGACCTGCGATGCACAAGAGCGAGCAGAAGGCGTGATGGGGAGGCAGAATGAGGGGAGGTGCGGTTCGGCGCAGCTCGTCAGACGGGCTCCGGATGCTCGATCTGCTGCAGAGCATCCAGTACCTGAACCGCCACCAGCCGGCCCGCCCTATTGGCGCCGATCGTCGACGCCTGAGGTCCGTATCCGGCGAGAAAGACGCGGCCGTTGCGCCCGGCGCGACCCTGCTCGACCCGAATGCCACCGGCCTGTTCGCGTAGCTTCAGCGGGGCGAGGTGCGCCAGATCGGCGCGAAAGCCGGTCGCCCAGATGATGGCGTCGGCCGGCTCGAACGATCCGTCGGCGAACCGCACGCCGCCGTGCTCGATCGAGGTGAACATCGGGTGCGCGACGAGTAAGCCGCGCTCGACTCCGGCGAGGTTCTTCGGGGTGGCCGGCAGACCGGTGCCGCTGATGATGCTCGGCAACACGCGCCCCGCTTTGGCGGCCTCGTCTTGCTGCGCCACTGCGGCGAGGCGCGACTCGAGGCCGACGGCGGCCTGAGCGTCGGCCGGCGGCACGGCGAGAACGGATGAACTGCCAGAGCCCGCACCGTCGGCGAACGTCGAGGCGCGAGCCTGCGCCCCCGGCTCGCCGAACTCGACGGGTCGGCGCGTGACCCAGAAGGTGGATGCGGCGACCCCTTCGAGCTCGAGCAGAAACCCGACGGCAGACGTGCCGCCGCCCACCACGATGACGCGCTTGCCCGCGAAATCGTGCGCCGAGCGGTATTCGGGAGTACTGATCTGCAGGCCGCGGAACGTCTCGCCGCCTTTGTAGAACGGCCGAAAGGGCGTCGCCCAGGTGCCGCTCGCGTTGACCACGACCTCGGCGCTGATGATCTCGATGCCGGTGCCGGTGCCGGTGCGAGTGCCTGTGCCTGTGCTGCCGCGCGTCGCGCTGACCAGGAGGTCGCCCCCGGGCATCCGTTCTCGTACCGCCGTCACGTCGACGGGCCGAAAAACCTGCAGCCCGAAGTGCTGCTCGTAGAGTTCGTAATACTCGGCCACCACGTCACGGGCGGCCCGGGTCTGGTCCGCGGTCTCGAAACTCAGACCGAGGTCGTGCAGGCCGGGCAGATCGCTCACGCGATGAGCGGTGCCGAGACGCAGCGATTCCCAGCGGAACTGCCAGGCTCCGCCCGTGGTCGGCCCACGATCGACGATGACAAGATCGCTGCCGGGCGTGAGTCCGCGGCGCTGCAGATGATAGGCGACCGATAGCCCGGCTTGGCCGGCGCCGACGATCACGACGCGGGCCGAGTGCGGGAGGGTGGTGGCTTCGTCAGGCGCCGACTCGGGCATCCGTCACCACCGTCGCGTCGCCGATGAACTCCGTCAGATGCTCGGGAGGCACCGTGCCGCTCGGGTGCGGGCCTTCGGCCGCGAGCCGGGGGAGCAGGCTCAGCATGCCGGGATTCCGCGAGCCGACGAGCACGGCGTTGCCCTCGGCGCGGCCCTCGACGAGGTCTTTGGAGCTGAGCACGACGACGTGCTCGAGCACCGCCGCAAGGGTCGCGGTCTGCGCCCGCACCAGCGCGAGGTCAGCGTCGTCGGCGACATTCACCACGAGCAGCCCGTCGGAGTCGAGCAGGGCAGCCAGTTCGGCGAAGTACTCGACAGTGGTCAGGTGAGGGGGAGTGGATGATCCCGAGTACACATCGACCACGATGAGGTCGAACGGGCCGAACGTGGCGGCCCAGGTGAGCCCGCGCCTGGCGTCGTCGGTGCGCACGGTGAACTCGGCGCCGGCCGGCAACGGGAGGTTGTCGGTGACGAAGTCGAGCAGATTGCCCTCGGATTCGAGCACGAACTGGTGCGACTCGGGCCGAGTGAGCGCGATGTAGCGCGGCAGGGTGAGGGCACCCGCGCCGAGGTGCAGAACCGCGATCGGTTCACCGGCGGGCGCGAACAGGTCGACGACATTCGCGATGCGCTGCACGTAGTCGAACAGCAGGTGCACCTGATGCTCGACGAACACGTGCGACTGCGGTTCGCCGCCGATGTAGAGCGTGAACCCGTCGTCGGAGTACTGGTCGGGCCTGATCTGCGCCACCAGACCGCTCGGGCCCAGAACGCAGGTCGGGAACGTGGTCACGCGGTCGATCCTACTGGCGGGCACTGGGCCGGCGCCGTGTGCGGTGGCGCAGGCGCCGAGAACGGCGCGCCGAGGGCATACCGGCCACGCGCGACGCGGGCGCGAGCATCCGTCAATTACCCGGGGATTCGGCCCCGGCGTTGTTAGAGTGTGCCTGCGGCGGACTCTCGTCGCAGCAGTGCGGCCGACGTGGTCGGTCGCCGTAGGTCGGGCCCGAAGCGTGGCCCGTGAAGGAGCAGCATCATGAGCGACGAGCGCACCACCGGCGACCCGAACGCGCCTCAGTACGATCCCGCGCCGACGAGCGAGACCGTCGCCGAGCATGAGGGTGCCGAGCAGGAGAGTGCTGCGCAGGGGAGTGCTGCGCAGCAGGGTTCCGAGCAGCAGAGTGCCGAGCAGCAGGCTGCCGCCGGCCCGGCGGTCGACTTCGGTGCGCCGGCCGAGCAGGCGGTGGATGCTCCGGCCGTTGTCGACCCGCAAACCGCAGTCGCTCCGAGCGAACTGGCTCCGGTCGACACGGCGGCTCCCGGTGAGGGCGCGGCCGTCGACGCCGAAACAGCGGCGCCCGCAGCCGAACTGCCGCCGGCCGCTCCGATCGCCGAGCCGCTCACGCCGGCATCTGCCGTGTATGACGTGCCCGAGACGCCCCAGCCCACGCCGACGTGGGCGGCTCCCGCCGCCGAGGCAGCTGCCGTCGCGCCGACGGTCGCAGAACCGGCTTCTGCTCCTATCGTGGCCGCCATCACTCCGGCCGAACTCGGCGCGCCCGCGAGCGAAGCTGTCGCATACCCAGCGGCGGCATTCCAGACGCCGACACCGTACACCGAGCCCGCCGCCCCCGCCGGCGATGCGGCTCCTGGCGTCGTGGCCGGAGCGGTGCTTGCGGCCCCTGGCGCCGCGGCCGTCGCCGCACCCGCGGCCTACCCGCCGGGCACCTACCCGCCTGCCGGGTACCAGCAGGCGCCCGGCGCCCCGGGCTACCAGGGTTATGGTGCGCCCGCGGCGGTCGTCGTGCCGGTGCTCACGCCGCCGAAGAAGCGCGGCAACCGAGGCATCGGAATACTCATCTCGCTCGTCGGAACGGTGATCTACGCGGTGTTGTTCGCGGTCGTCGCCGCGGTCATTCTGGCGTTCAACGTGCCTGCCTCCCGCCTGGGCGGGGTCGTCGGCGATTTCGTCTCCAGCCCCGCATATTACGTACCTGTCATCTTCTTTGCCATCGCTCTGATTCTGGTCGTGCTGATCGTGAATCGGGCCGGCTGGTGGGCGTACGTGCTCGGTGGCTTTCTGGTGGCCGTCGTCGTGTACGGCGCGGCCATTCTCGGGGCGCTTCTTGCGGTTCAGGCGTGGAACTTCTCTTCTGCAGACCTGACCACGTTCATCCGGAGCCTCGTGATGGACCCGCTGACGCTCGCCGCAGCGATCGTGGCACGCGAGGTACCGATTTGGATCGGTGCCTGGATCGCCTCGCGCGGCCGCAAGCTCAAGGCGAAGAACGCCGCCGATCGTGAGGAATACGAGCGTAAGCTCGCCGAGACGCCGGTGGCGACATACCCGGCAGCGCCAGCAGCACCCGCCATTTGACCGAAGGCGTTACACCGCGTAATATTCTCTGGGTGTGCGCTTTGTCGTGCTCGCGTGCCGTCAAGCATTCTTCTGAATAGTTTCGGGGCATCGGGCCGCGCCTGATCATACAAAGCAGGGTTTCACCGCTCACATCGAGCGGCTGGCCCCCACGGCATACCTGCCCCCGACGAGCCCCCTGCGGCTTGCAAGCAGGTCCGCGTTCGAATGCGAATATGCAACCAACTGTCACCGTGCAGTAAACACAAGGAGTTACGTTAGTGCCTACCATTCAGCAGCTGGTCCGTAAGGGCCGAACGCGCAAGGTCACGAAGACCAAAGCGCCTGCTCTCAAGTCCAACCCGCAGCAGCGCGGCGTGTGCACCCGTGTGTACACCACCACGCCCAAGAAGCCGAACTCGGCCCTGCGTAAGGTCGCCCGCGTCAAGCTGTCCAACGGCACTGAGGTGACCGCCTACATTCCCGGTGAAGGCCACAACCTGCAAGAGCACTCGATGGTGCTCGTGCGCGGCGGTCGTGTGAAAGACCTGCCCGGTGTTCGTTACAAGATCGTTCGCGGCGCCCTCGACACCCAGGCCGTCAAGAACCGCAAGCAGGCTCGCAGCCGCTACGGCGCGAAGATGGAGAAGAAGTAATGCCTCGTAA
Coding sequences:
- the rpoB gene encoding DNA-directed RNA polymerase subunit beta; its protein translation is MAAASNATTTTPKNGRGASRLSFAKITDNLTVPDLLALQTESFHWLVGDDAWKARVAEAKQQGRQDLPEHSGLDEIFEEISPIEDLGETMQLSFTSPFLEPEKYTIDECKERGKTYAAPLYVEAEFMNHLTGEIKTQTVFMGDFPLMTEKGTFIINGTERVVVSQLVRSPGVYFDRQLEKTSDKDIYSARIIPSRGAWLEFEIDKRDQVGVRIDRKRKQSVTVFLKALGLTSEEILEQFKGYSSIEATLEKDSILTKEEALKDIYRKLRPGEQVAAEAARALLDNFYFNPKRYDLAKVGRYKINRKLGIESELSNSVLTNEDIIATIKYLVALHENQTTLPGRRNGKAVDIRLDIDDIDHFGNRRIRAVGELIQNQVRTGLSRMERVVRERMTTQDIEAITPQTLINVRPVVAAIKEFFGTSQLSQFMDQNNPLAGLTHKRRLSALGPGGLSRERAGVEVRDVHPSHYGRMCPIETPEGPNIGLIGSLASFARINSFGFIETPYRRIVDGVVTEIIDYLTASEEDEFVVAQANAPLTKDNRFAEPRVLARQKGNEVDLFPIEQIGYMDVSPRQMVSVATSLIPFLEHDDANRALMGANMQRQAVPLLMSDSPLVGTGMEGFAAVDAGDVVTALKAGVVQEVSADFVTVALDEGGTQDYYLRKFDRSNQGTSYNHRVIVNEGDRVEVGEVIADGPATENGELALGKNLLVAFMPWEGHNFEDAIILSQNLVKDDVLSSIHIEEYEVDARDTKLGKEEITRDLPNVSPELLADLDERGIIRIGAEVRPGDILVGKVTPKGETELSAEERLLRAIFNEKSREVRDTSLKVPHGERGTIIAVKEFSAENDDELGSGVNQRVVVYIAQKRKITEGDKLAGRHGNKGVIAKILPVEDMPFLADGTPVDVVLNPLGIPGRMNFGQVLEIHLGWIAKQGWQVEGKGNKWAGRLPAEAHQAAPNTKVATPVFDGALEEEIGGLLDSTLPTRDGDRLVDGTGKATLFDGRSGEPFPRPISVGYMYILKLHHLVDDKIHARSTGPYSMITQQPLGGKAQFGGQRFGEMEVWALEAYGAAYALQELLTIKSDDILGRVKVYEAIVKGENIQEPGIPESFKVLIKEMQSLCLNVEVLSADGTAVSLRDTDDEVFRAAEELGINISTRFENSSIDDI